The Victivallis sp. Marseille-Q1083 DNA window TCTCCGAGCGGCTGAAAAGCGGCGGCCGGACCAACCTTTTAACCGGGGAAGAAACGGATGGCGAAGAATAACATTGTCATTTGCATGGGCAGCTCCTGTTTTGCGCGGGGCAATGAGCAGAACTTGCGGAAGCTGGAAGAGTTTCTGGCCCGCAACCGGATCAGTGCCGAAGTTCACTTGGCCGGCAGTACCTGCGAAGGGCAATGTGCGCTGGGGCCCAATTTGAAAATCAACGGTGAAATTTTCCATAACGTCGACGGAGAAATGCTGATCGATCTGTTGAACAGCAAGCTGATCCGGTGAGGAAGACCACATGAATCACAGTTATCCGATTTATACGGTTGAAACCGAATGTCAGGATTGCTACAAATGTGTCCGGCGCTGCCCGGTCAAGGCAATCAAAGTCAAAGACGGCCACGCGACGGTCATTCCGGAGCGCTGCGTCGGCTGCGGCCGTTGCGTCGAAGTCTGTCCGGCCCATGCCAAACAGGTGCGCAACGATATCGGCCGCGCCCGGCATCTGCTGGAAGAGGGCGGCAGGGTGTTCGTCTCGCTGGCGCCGTCCTGGGTCAACGAGTACCCGAACCTCGACGCCTCCCAGTTGATTCAGGCTCTGCAGAAGCTGGGCTTCACCGGCGTCAGTGAAACGGCGCTCGGCGCCCAATTGGTTTCCGCCGAAGTT harbors:
- a CDS encoding (2Fe-2S) ferredoxin domain-containing protein — protein: MAKNNIVICMGSSCFARGNEQNLRKLEEFLARNRISAEVHLAGSTCEGQCALGPNLKINGEIFHNVDGEMLIDLLNSKLIR